In Ostrinia nubilalis chromosome 12, ilOstNubi1.1, whole genome shotgun sequence, one DNA window encodes the following:
- the LOC135076774 gene encoding glutathione S-transferase 1-1-like, translated as MSIDLYYTAGSAPCRLVLLVAAALNLELNLKPLDLRAGEQLTPEFLQLNPQHTVPTIVDDGFSLWESRAISRYLVNKYGGAALYPEDPKARALVDQRLDFDLGTLYPRFATYFYPQVFGGAPADEALLKKLEEALKFLDTFFEGQKYAAGSELTLADLSLVATVSTIDAAGISIESYQNVNKWFELVKSTAPKYDEANGQGVEMFRAFVAQLKAKTEL; from the exons ATGTCGATCGACCTCTACTACACGGCCGGGTCAGCGCCCTGTCGCCTGGTGTTACTGGTGGCTGCCGCATTAAACCTCGAACTCAATCTTAAACCTCTAGACTTAAGGGCCGGAGAACAGCTCACACCAGAATTCTTACAG CTGAACCCACAACATACAGTCCCCACGATCGTAGACGACGGCTTTTCGCTATGGGAATCGCGCGCCATCAGCCGATACCTGGTCAACAAGTACGGAGGGGCAGCCCTGTACCCTGAGGATCCGAAGGCCAGGGCTTTGGTGGACCAGAGACTGGACTTCGACTTGGGTACACTGTACCCCAGATTTGCGACGtacttt TATCCCCAAGTCTTCGGCGGTGCTCCTGCTGATGAAGCCTTGTTGAAGAAGCTGGAAGAAGCTCTCAAGTTCTTGGACACCTTCTTCGAAGGTCAGAAGTATGCTGCGGGCTCAGAACTGACCTTGGCTGACCTGTCGCTCGTGGCTACTGTGTCTACTATTGACGCTGCTGGCATATCCATCGAATCCTACCAGAATGTCAACAA atGGTTCGAGTTGGTCAAATCCACCGCGCCTAAATACGACGAAGCGAACGGCCAAGGCGTAGAAATGTTTAGAGCCTTCGTGGCACAACTCAAAGCCAAGACGGAGCTGTAA